The Aedes aegypti strain LVP_AGWG chromosome 1, AaegL5.0 Primary Assembly, whole genome shotgun sequence sequence GAACAAGTCTCAATCATCCGCAACGCCATCCATGCCACCTTATGAGCATCGTAGATACTGGCCCGGTGTAATCCACTTGCCACACAATACGCATCGCCAATAGTTTCCACCTTGTAGACATCGAAAAATCCACAAAGCTCATCGAAGTGCTTGTACAAACATTCCAGCATGTTAATAACCATGAATGGGGTTGCCCTGGAGCAAATACTTGTGAATCCAACGATGTCACTGAACAGCATAGTTACGTCCGAATATGTCTTGGCGTCAATTTGCGCTCCAAGCCAAAGTTTCTCAGCGATATCTTCCGGAAACATCAACTGCAACAAATTCACATTCTTCTTACGTTCCTTTGTAACCGCCGCGTTCGCTTCCTCGATAGAGCTCTTCAGTTTGTCCATACGACGGCGAAGCCCATCTTGAGCACGGGCCTGTTCTCCGACCAAGATCACCTCTCTGGTAGCATCATGCAATGGGATGTCAGATATGAAGAGGCCGTTACAAGTCAGGCCTTCCAAACCGTCCAAAAATGGAGATCCAACAAATAGGAGCGAATTCGACTCCGGACAGAACACCATCTGGCCTTTGATCTCCAAccctttggcaaagaaatccgGACGGCCCGGAGGAGCACGTAACGAGATCATGAAGGGCGTATTCGTTCGACGGACAATCTCCCTGAATCTCAGAGAAAGTCCCCGGGGACGCTTGAAGCGGAAATACGTACATGCCGAAAGACCACTCGTAGCCATGTAATTCTTAAACAATCGGCTAAAGCCTTGCCCAACTTGAACCAAATTCAAGTTTTCGTCCATTATGAAATGCCAAGGGAAAGCTTTGCAAAAGAAATCATTGTCCATTTTAAGATCCTTCGTATCGGATGATACGCTCTCACGTAACTTTCCGGGAACTCTGCTATCAGAAACGATGGGAACGACCTGTTCCTCAAAATCGTCCAATTTGAACAGATACCGATAGCGAGGAACGTCTCCATCCAACGGCTCCATCTCGATTGGCGGTTCGTAGTTGAACAACAGCCGACTCAACGCCTGTAGACATCCCAGCAGAAGCCACGCCAATACCGGACGCTCCGAGGTGAAAATCAGCTCGCCTTCGCCGGCACATACGAATCCCGTGTCGGAGATGTCCTCCTCCTGCAATTTGAGTACATCGTATACGCCATCCAGTGAtccaagaaattcctgcagattAGAGCCCAAGCACTTGAACGCACGTTCGATTATGCCGACGCAGGCCGTGTGGATGAGTTCGTTGCCCAGCAGGATCAAAATTTCGCTGGCGGACGATTCTGTGggaatttatttaattaatttcgTGTATTTCAAGGATAAGTATGAGTGTATAATCTGTAAACCATTAATGCTGAAAATTCATAAAAGATAATAGATGTTATCTCAACAATAGGTCTACCAGCTTTAAGAACATCACATAATTCTTTCATCAGTTTTTCTAACGCGAATGAGTTCTCGTGCGGTTGAAACCTCTGTAAACCGATCAACAATTATCCCTTGTCTAGCTACCAAACTATATCAAAATTACAAATTAAGTCGAAATCAGGAAAAACATACAATTACCTATAGTATTTCTCCCGGGAACTATTGTTGGAAATTTgttcaattattattttaagaatttctccatggtttcgtctagttattctactttggTCTTTTTATAGGGACCCCGGCAAAAAGTGTTTAAGTTTCTTGAGGGCCCATCACGAATTTATTCATGGATTATACCAAGGATTTCACaagagaagaaatttgttcacatatttttccgaaaattccttcataaaATTTCTTTAATGGTTCTTCCAAGGATGCTTTCAGGAGTTCATTCAGGCATTCccccagatttttttcaggatttatgCCAaagatttccaaagatttctctagATTGTCTACACTacttcctccagaaatccatCCAAAAGCCAATCAAAAAATCCTCATAAAATTTATCCAGGAGTACTttaaaggaattcttctaagggTTTGCTCTAGATGATCGTTCaaagattcctgcagaaattggTCTAGtgtagcgatgggcgattttgaatcaatgttccaaaaatcgattttttcgttccaattaatcgattttttgaatcgatgtcaggagcactcaaaatcgagtgaatcgattttcttcattcgattttttgtttcgattcaaaagaatgaaattgaaatgaatttttCTATAAGTTGATGAACTATAAACTTATTcttaatatataatttttaatcgCCAACGTAATTCAATTGAAGGAATTTAAAAACCATGTAACATTGCTGTTGGTCATATTTTGAGaccatatttttgtaatatttcaTATCCGGTGcgaatcgaatcgattcaaaaaaatcgattcaaatgattcgattaaatcggtgaatcgactcgacatattaaatttcaatcgattcaataacatcgatgttcgggtcaaatttgcccaacgctactaGTGGGTAATACataaattcctctagggatactttcaggaattccttcaggcatTTCTTCAGAGATCTCTTCAGAAACTTTGTCAGACATTCCTTCAATAACTCCTCTAGAAATATTACAGGATTTTCTTCACTGATTTTTGCAGGGATTCCTAAAAAATCCCTTCCAAAGAATAACCCAAAAAGTTCTCTAAgaagttttttcatgaaatgtttcaggatATACTCCGagaactcctccagagattgctacgagaattccttcaggaagtcctcCAGAACCAAAGttttcatcaagaattcctccaaaaacatcTCCAGAATTTTTCAATAGGTTGAAAATTTAATCTTGAATCAGACTTGAAGCgtttaatatataatttttaatctCCTACGTAACgatgggccagaagaaccaaagtggtcattcatcaattattgaactatcagagtcacaggtatccaaaatcatgaagattgaaccgtcgcatgtctagttttgctacaaaaactgatatgtcccacaatacgggtatctccggtggtcattcctgggttatttcggtggccCAAAAAAAGCAAAGTAGCCATTAacctataattgaactagaagagtcacatgCATTCAATTTCATggagaatgagccgtcgcatgcttAGATTCGGTACAAAAACCTATGGCCAtttctgggttatttcggtagcCCAGAAAAACCAAAGTGGACatttatctataattgaactagcagactaacagggattcaaaatcatgaagattcaGCCgttgcatgcctagttttgatacaaaaactgaaatgtctgaCAATACGGgaaatgtctcacaatacgggtatctccggtggtcattcctgggttatttcgttggcccaaaaaaaaaacaaagtggCTATTTacctataattgaactagaagagtcacaggtattcaaaataatGGAGATTGacccgtcgcatgcctagttttggtacaaaaacctAAGTATTGCACAacacgggtatctccggtggccattcctgggttatttcggtagttcagaagaaccaaagtagtCATTAAGCTATAACTGAACTAGAAGAGTAACAGGgagtcaaaatcatgaagattgagccgtcgcatgcctagttttgatacaaaaactaaaatgtgcCTCAACttgggtatctccggtggtcatttctGGGTTATTCCTGTAGttcagaagaaccaaagtagtCATTaatctataattgaactagaaaagtcacagggagtcaaaatcatgaagattgagccgtcgtaTGCCTAGTTTTgatacaaaaactaaaatgtccCACAACttgggtatctccggtggtcatttctGGGTTATTCCGATGGCCCCAAAAAACAAAGTGGCCATTTacctataattgaactagaagaatcacaggtattcaaaatcatggagattgagccgtcgcatgcctagcttCGGTACAAAAACCTAAATATCGCACAacacgggtatctccggtggccattcctgggttattccTGTAGttcagaagaaccaaagtagtCATTaatctataattgaactagaaaagtcacagggagtcaaaatcataaagattgagccgtcgcatgcctagttttgatacaaaaactaaaatgtccCACAACttgggtatctccggtggtcatttctGGGTTATTCCGATGGCCCCAAAAAACAAAGTGGCCATTTacctataattgaactagaagaatcacaggtattcaaaatcatggagattgagccgtcgcatgcctagtttcggTACAAAAACCTAAATATCGCACAacacgggtatctccggtggccattcctgggttatttcgataGCCCAGAATAGACCGAATTATTCAGGGGatgtgcgccggtaattggttcctcattacaaaaaaaaatatgccaaaatatccatcaacagAATAGTACCGTTGTGAATTACATTtacaaaactgcgatggaaacgtacttttcggatgttccgggtttccggaaccgggtatgaataactaagttaTTTGAGAATCtttattcacagtccacgttcaattcaacaatatgaggacggttcagattacttgtttagttacaaaactacaggttgtcaaagtaagggtctctaaagggacttttttcagatgtagcagattcccggtggccacagtgaccaaattcggatctccgggagggtttctgaaactagacatttGTGCCTTTAAGTgccatttaagcccaacagaactaacttcggtcaacacactgatttttgcaagctgtttgaatttgtaactttttgttaggggCTAAGGAATGTTaaataggaattcctccaagaaatccttCTAGTGATGTTCCTACAGATTTCTCGAGGGATCAACCTAAGAATTGGTTCTTAAATTACTCCACGCATACCTCCAGGAAGTATTCAACCAAAAGTTTCTCAagagattatttcagatatttctctagaaaactTCCCACTGATTACTCTAGGAatattttcagagattcctttattaattcctccggggatgaatcaaaaaaaatttcaagggacttctttaaaaaatcttttaatgttcccttcaagaattccagcaaaaatttctccagtaaatacttaaaaaaaatccttaagatATTTTTCCGCAAATAATCCCTCTACGAATTGGTGCGAAAATTCCTGAAGACATTCTTCAAGCAATCTCTTTCAAAAAGTTCCTAAAAAGACTACTCCATAaattttccagtgatttcttcgaaaaaaaaacatcctcttgagattctacaaaaaatcaaatgattcCACTTCCTATTCCTCCCAGGATTTCTACAGCAATTgcttctctggagaaattccttccaGAGATACCTTACCccccctccaggaattcttccagtgtttccaccaagaatttctccaaagattccaccagaatcatcatccaaagattccaccagaaatcatcatttcaacaagaaattcttcaagaatctatttcattatttttccccaggaatctaccagaaattttttgagagatttttctACGAATTTCTTGAAGGtacccttcagagattcctccagagagttctgctaaaatttttcaaggaaatctTCTACGAATATTTCTTGTGTTTACCCAGGAATTTTCCCAGTGATCTCcctagagatttctccaaatattccttcatggattccacTATAAATTGTCTCAGATTACTTTGGGACTCTTTTAGACATAGctttaaaagaagaaaaataaggatACATTTAGGAGTTTTCTAGAGCTCTAGAGCTCCAACGATTTTTCTAGTTATATCTCAAAAAATTTATCCAtgtatttttccagagattttttcaaaaattcatccatatATTCTTTATGGATTTAACCTGGCTTAATCTTCAGCAATGCTCCGTCGAATCCCCTGAAAAAttactgatgaaatccctgaaagaatgtCGTTTGGAATTGTTTgcggaatttctgatggaatccctgatgTAAAGAATGAAAGAATTTCTCATTGAATGCTTCGAGGAATTCTTGGGAGTCCCTCACGGAAATATAGATAGTTTGCCTGAATAAATTTGTAGTGGactctttggagaaatttctaactATATCCCTGGAGCATTTACCGGATCACACTGGGTGAATTACTAGAAAAAAATGTGGTGAATTCCCTTAAAGTTTTCCATGCGGCACTCCTGTTGaaacctctggaggaatttctggtgaaataatCTGTGTACCCAgcgaaccacgtatcgtataaaggatcatgcacaaattacgtcacgctccaaggggggggggagggggtcaagccaagcgtgacaaaccttacaaattttttggagaacccatacaaaaaacgtgaaatttagcgtgacataatttgagTACCATCcctaagaatgtgcatccaaaatcacatattcgtacgtcaaaaatcagaatcgcacaagatgccaaATTAAGCGCTAcaatgtcaacacaagttgGTGTATAAACCCCctatacgattcataaacgacaatctgtgttgacagcaaaacatgtcgtaaatagtgcaacatagaatcgcgttgAGTTGTATAAACTGATATATCATATACATGCTCAAAAAAGAATTCCGAAAaccgtgaactgtcaaaaatacaccgtgaactaccgtCGCGTTATCATGAACGTTCTCGGAACCAGGCATCatctaaacatgatctagttcacggtgtattttgcTTGTTTCGTGGACATGACAGCTGTTCACGGATTCgtgaacggatttttttttcagtgaataAATGCAGAAACCATCATATGAAATCGCATTAACTTAGAAAAAATTGCCATCCaaacttggtatctgctgacgatgggcctcaaaaaacaacaaagtatgtgtcgctgtacaaGAAACATGTATTGATATTGGTAAAAAATCACTTGTCATTTATTGAGCCCTTGGTGGTATAGTGTACGATTCCTAATCCAGAAGTCCCCGCATTCGAGGCTCGGTGgtagcttttttttattttcatccaaattttgtggcatcgtatatcagaccacagaaagtctgaaaaagtcatgccaagtacgcatatagcctccactttggtagctaTATAGCCTTTCCATGCATTCTAttcgattgaattgattcatatagaatgatgtataacaaaagttataccaaccaaaatgttgactgggtaatctctgaaagaaatccctagagaaatctaaaaaaaacacacacaaaaTTTGTAAGAATAATTGACGATATTTAGGTGAAGTCTCTGAAGGCGTTTATGGTGGTGTCCTTTTGAGGAATTGTAGtaaaatccttaaagaaataCTTTGTGGGATTCATGGACATTTTGATTGAATccctagaattatttttttcctgatgaatcccatgtatgatttttttgataCTTGGAGATACTTTTGAAATTCATGGTAAAaccccagaaaaaaaactagTGGAGTCTGTAAAAGTATTTCTACTGGAATCCATATAGGAATTTCAGGTATAATCCCtgtatctctggaggaattcctggtggaattcctggaagaattcctggtggaattcctgagagaattcctggtggaatttttggtggaaatcCTGGTGGAATATCTGGTAGAATCTCTTAAGGGACTCCTGGTAGAATTTCTaaagcaattcctggtggaattctcggaggtaataaaaaaatcttgaagggtTTCTTGGTGTAATTGCTGGACAAAGTTCTTAATGGTTAtgtggagaaatccctagagggaTTATCAATGATGTTCCTGCAGGAATGTCTAAATAAACTGTCTAAATAAACTGCTTGTGAAATCTATTGAGaaactccttgaggaattccttagaaaaaaaattgcgcaaactttagtaattttttggagaaattgtaggtggaattcctggaaaaaatcttgtacctggaggaatttctggaggtattcctgctggaattcctgaagtaattcctgttGAAAATCTTgccggaattcctgaaggaatctcggAGGAAATTCCAGGACGAGTTCCGGACAAActactggatgaattcctggaataatcccggaggaactcctgaagaaatcccggAAGAATCCCGAAGCTTCCCGgaggaaaccctggaggaatgcCAGAGGAACTTCTCGAGgaatcccggaggaaatcctggaataatcacgagcgaattcctggaggaatcctgggggaattcttggaggaatcccagacaaaatttctgaagggatcCCGCACAAATCCTTGAGGAATCCTGAAAGAAATATCATTAGAGAAATGCCTGATTGGATTACGGTAGGGCGGAAAGGATAAcaccattatttttttatttcaaatgacATGGAACCGTTCGAGTAACATGATTCCACTCGgatggttagccgtaaaccacgaatcataattaaaaagtaCCTGTTAATAGTTCTCATAAAATTACCCAATGACTAAAGGTgcagatgcatcgaagccaaatctcgtattttcaagaccacaaatcttgagaacctgacCAGCGACCAGcgagttaaattttcagcacagaTGATTGTCTGGTTTtcaagatttgtgctctttaaaattcgtggtttggcttcgatgcatcttcatctcattttttttttcaaagctaaTTGCGAATAGATCTCCATTTGCGCATGTAAAATTTCATGTCTAAAGTCCATGAAGTTTCTGAAAAATCTAAACTTGCAAAATATCTGACCTAACTAAAATTCACAAAAATTAACATATTTATTCGTTCGATTGGGCATGAATTTCTTACAAGCGGACTTCAAACAGCAAAACCTTGATTAACGAACAGATGCAATTAACAAATTCCTGATCTTGTTCATAAATTAAGGTTCTAGTTCAATCGTAAATGTTAGCTTACCGTCGATTCGATTCAAATTGTCCTGAACATCCGCCAAATAATCGTAATGGGGGTAAATATGCAGTGCATTGCGATCCGTTCTCCTACAAATACAAACATACATAAAATTACAAACATAATGTTTACTAACATCGACCTCCCCCAAAACCACCCATCGAGGAGCTCAAAACAATCTCGCACCCATATATACTTACAATCTCTCCAGTGCAGGCCACCTGTTGCGCTGTTTGTCAATCAGCGACATAAGCGCCTCGTATACGTCCTCATTCTTGACACCCGAAGTAAACCCGAGCCAGGAGCAACAAAGAGGAAGgacacaaagaaaaaaaaaagctcaacttaatcgattggctccatgctggaaaaaaaattggggGAAAATGGCTGCCAACGACAAGGACATTCCATCACTTTCAAGCCACTCAAACGCTTACCGAGGGTGCCGTGAGCAGCTGGATGGCCGCATTGAGATGGGTCAGGGTCAGGGCATCGTCCGGAATTTCACTCAGGTCCTCGTCCAGGTTCCATCCGGCTCCTTCGGCAATCGAATGCTGTCGGTGGAGCATTTCCGATGCGGGATGTCGCGAAAATGGACAGGCCATGATAAACCGCTGAAATATCAATTatgaatttaatttattattattgaaaGAGAATCTGTGATTAAAATACAGTATACTTCATTGTACGCAAATGAAGCAAACTATAGCGATCCTTGTAAAACGTTAAGAGTTTTAAAGATTCTAGTGCCTTGCTACAGTCATATTCAATCGAGGAAAATTCCACGTATTAATTGTTGCTCCTTTGGTCACCGTTTACAATCAACATAGTAAGAATGCTTACCTTGAACTGATAATATTcccaaaatggaaaaaagtgTAAATGGAATTTTTATAGGACAATTTGTTTCATCTGAAAAATATCCTCCGTGGTCAATGCACAATGTTGGAAACTGGTTGAATAACTGTTAATCGATCCACCATACAGGCTTTTTTTAGTGCGAATACAAATTACTAACAGCGGAGGAATTGTAAGTTATGAATATGACATAAATCGAAGAAAGgctgttttttatcatttttaacataacattcattcattatatctaggtgttctgtgttaagcaacactgtcatcctaatttgataaacCTAAATTAATCTTTCATAAACATTATGTTAAAAACATATAACATTCCATTAACTGTAGCAGTTACTATTTTTTATAAGTGAACTCACCTGCTTATATAAAAAAACGCTTTTCAATCGCTtttatctaaaattattaatgttatttttttgacctttattgaaatgtttcaaaataggatattctatgtaactcatgagtactataccagggagggaatcctctgcagagctttcttgcTGGTATTACACCAGCTAATTTATTTGGGTAGAGCATACGTCATGGTTGACCtgatcaaaagtttgttctcaggacaaagttttgattttattgtaataagtggatacagacattttatatatttgttacatttgacttcAATACAATATCAATAGCAGGAGCCCTAGatacaaaatttcatctgaacaatttattgaaacccctctcatcgtgaaagcatgtctacttgaaatttttagaataaaGATATCTCGGGTAGTCCATCTTGGATtataaattgattcaaaaattccactgggattcttccggataCCTTTATGGAATCATCAGGAAATCTCTTCGTGTTTCATCCATAATTTCCTTTAAGATTCTTTCGGTCAGCTCTTTtggattcttctgaaaattctgtggtaaatctCAGTGAGATTCTTCTTGCAATCCCTCTGTAATTTTTTCGTAAATATTTCTAAGATTATCCTAAAAATCCCTCAGAAATCCTTTCGGTAATCCTCATGAAATTCTTTACAggaaatccttctgaaatttatcAGGCAATCCCTCCGTTCTTCTTCCATAAATCTATCTGGAGCTTTTTCATCCAAAAACCCCTTATGGAGCATTCTGCAAATGCTTATGGAATTTTTCTTGCAATTTTTTTATGAGTCTGAAGAAAACCTTTCAGATAATCTTCCAAGAATCTCTGTAGcattcttccgaaaaaaaaccCTTCAGGGTTCCATCGAAAAAACTCTCGGAGATTCTAACGTAAAGTTCACTTGGTTTTTGTCggaaatccttctgaaattattatagttATCTCTCTGATCGCTCTTAGATTATTCCGAAAATATCCCTGGGACTCTCTCTTGGATTATCCCAGAAATCTCTCTTGGATTGTTAAGGAAATCCTTCCGAGATTTTCTGCAAATTTTCCATGGAATTTATCCGAAACTGTTTCTTCAATTGCTTTCTTGAGGATTgagattctttgaaaaaaactgGGATTCTCGAATCTGGGAAGATATCCATTTTGAAGATTCTTCCTGAAATCTTTCGGGGATTCTCGCAAAGatctctaaggattttttttccggaaatccATCCGTAATTATTTCATTGATCCCTCTGATATTTTTCCAGAGATCCATCGGTAATTTTTCCTAAAATATCCTTGGGAAtgcttcaaaaacaaaaaggTTATAATCCTTttctttttaattaaaaaaaatctctaatgatattttttttattattataataattttaGGAACTTTAATtactatttcatcaaattttctgAAACAATCTCTCTGTCTCTAAAGTCGAGTATAGTACACGACCTGAAGACGGCCTAACAGTTGAAATtgtaatacgcgtatctgtcaaaggatacaaaatgtagtggaattgaatggtgtagtactaaattcgattttcatttatttattattattccactaaacagctcgaagatttatcacAATCACTCTGTTGATCTGAAATAGTTTCGGGAATTCCGTTTGATATTCTTCCGTAAATCACTCTGGAATTATGCTGGAAAATTTTCAGGGCGTCTGCAgtggattcttccaaaaacgcTGAGAATTTACTGAACATTTTCTCGAGAATCTCCAGAAacaacttctgggattcttttggactTCACTATGAAATAAATTCAGAAATACATTtgtaattcttccgaaaatcttcttgaaattctttcagattctccctagaattctttcagaaatctttccgtgattttttctcaaatcatCCAGAGATCCTTcattaattttcatttatttagttaacatctagacagacaacactgaatcaacaatttcacgccacaatactcggttcgtggccgcatctctccttcttggttctgccccacgctcaccaaatcgatacgcacttgatccgcccatctagctcgctgcgctctacGTCtttttgtaccaaccggatccgaagcgaacaccatctttgcagggttgctgtccggcattcttgcaacatgccctgcccatcgcaTCCTTCCAGcattggccaccttctggatactgggttcgtcgtagagttgggcgagctcgtggttcatccttcgccgccacacaccgttttcctgcacaccgccgaagatcgtcctaagcacccgacgttcaaagactccaagtgcttgcaaatcctcctcgagcatcgtccatgtttcatgcccatagaggactaccggccttagaGTCgaccataaatgacgtagctttttaggagggaggggggtcttcgcgaatttgtgacgatgtgtgacgaggagGAGGGAGTGGttctagctagtggacgtagcattttgaatcacgtcGGTTAAAtgagaggcgctgaaaaaaatgacatgcaattattttttttttatcaaactttttttttctttgtttgacttataaagttggaactaaaatgatgattcagcttcaaaacattcatatgacaagattgaaaaagatctaagaaatttttgattttctatagtgcaatcaaacagatgctTTTA is a genomic window containing:
- the LOC5570698 gene encoding head-specific guanylate cyclase, producing the protein MACPFSRHPASEMLHRQHSIAEGAGWNLDEDLSEIPDDALTLTHLNAAIQLLTAPSNEDVYEALMSLIDKQRNRWPALERLRTDRNALHIYPHYDYLADVQDNLNRIDESSASEILILLGNELIHTACVGIIERAFKCLGSNLQEFLGSLDGVYDVLKLQEEDISDTGFVCAGEGELIFTSERPVLAWLLLGCLQALSRLLFNYEPPIEMEPLDGDVPRYRYLFKLDDFEEQVVPIVSDSRVPGKLRESVSSDTKDLKMDNDFFCKAFPWHFIMDENLNLVQVGQGFSRLFKNYMATSGLSACTYFRFKRPRGLSLRFREIVRRTNTPFMISLRAPPGRPDFFAKGLEIKGQMVFCPESNSLLFVGSPFLDGLEGLTCNGLFISDIPLHDATREVILVGEQARAQDGLRRRMDKLKSSIEEANAAVTKERKKNVNLLQLMFPEDIAEKLWLGAQIDAKTYSDVTMLFSDIVGFTSICSRATPFMVINMLECLYKHFDELCGFFDVYKVETIGDAYCVASGLHRASIYDAHKVAWMALRMIETCSLYNTHDGQHIRMRIGIHTGTVLTGVVGRKMPRYCLFGHNVTIANKFESGSEACKINCSPTTKEWLIKHPGYNFQLQPRDPSCMPKEFSEAKGLPCYFLEGYKHPTVNDDATLQEHIEAAMKQSLLDSNETIVIEEQK